One segment of Natronosalvus halobius DNA contains the following:
- a CDS encoding winged helix-turn-helix transcriptional regulator yields MTGSDGVDEKKRATLRRFAAVGAASPLTRFSESAAADTGESDARDAIVGYLSTTPGAHFSKVRDDLQLGTGETQHHLRRLEELDLVESYSDGDYKRFVPAARFDGFEKNALGYLRRATPRGMLVELLSNPDATASDLAAALEVSPPTVSKYAGELEEAGLLSREDGYAVERPETVLLLLVRYADSFGERAVTLARDADALIRYDG; encoded by the coding sequence ATGACGGGTTCCGATGGGGTCGACGAGAAGAAACGAGCCACGCTCCGGCGGTTCGCCGCCGTCGGTGCGGCCTCGCCGCTCACGCGGTTTTCGGAGTCAGCCGCCGCCGACACGGGCGAGAGCGACGCCCGAGACGCCATCGTCGGCTACCTCTCGACGACTCCCGGCGCACACTTCTCGAAGGTCAGAGACGACCTCCAGCTCGGAACCGGCGAGACCCAGCACCACCTGCGCCGACTCGAGGAACTGGACCTCGTCGAATCGTACAGCGACGGCGACTACAAGCGATTCGTCCCCGCCGCCCGGTTCGACGGCTTCGAGAAGAACGCCCTCGGATACCTCCGGCGAGCGACCCCGCGAGGCATGCTCGTCGAACTCCTCTCGAATCCGGACGCAACGGCGAGCGACCTCGCGGCCGCCCTCGAGGTGTCCCCACCGACGGTGAGCAAGTACGCGGGCGAACTCGAGGAGGCCGGCCTGCTGTCGCGCGAGGATGGGTACGCAGTCGAACGACCCGAAACAGTCCTGCTGTTACTCGTTCGGTACGCCGATTCGTTCGGTGAGCGAGCGGTGACGCTGGCGCGGGACGCGGACGCGTTGATCAGGTACGACGGGTAG
- a CDS encoding SPFH domain-containing protein yields MVPELIFAQAATVGLFIGALLLIVVLAALLSAIEIVNAYEKRALTVFGEYRKLLEPGINVIPPFVSQTYTFDMRTQTLDVPRQEAITRDNSPVTADAVVYIRVMDAKKAFLEVDNYKTAVSNLAQTTLRAVLGDMELDETLNKRQAINARIRTELDEPTDEWGIRVESVEVREVNPSKDVQRAMEQQTSAERKRRAMILEAQGERRSAVEKAEGDKQSQIIRAQGEKQSQILEAQGDSISTVLRARSAESMGERAVIDKGLETLAEIGQSDSTTFVLPQELSSMVGRYGKHLTGSDVKADGESLDSLAFDEETRELIGLDDIAEIIGEIDQEAEMDLEAMEQQAQAIKEGKDTGTVSETETEESIGGIDKDFDSSSEEPTSPEND; encoded by the coding sequence ATGGTTCCGGAGCTAATATTCGCACAAGCGGCAACGGTTGGGCTCTTCATCGGCGCCCTCCTCCTGATCGTAGTCCTCGCGGCGCTCCTGAGTGCCATCGAGATCGTCAACGCGTACGAAAAGCGCGCGCTGACGGTCTTTGGGGAATACCGAAAACTGCTCGAGCCCGGTATCAACGTGATTCCGCCGTTCGTCTCTCAGACGTACACGTTCGACATGCGGACCCAGACGCTCGACGTCCCCCGCCAGGAGGCGATCACGCGCGACAACTCGCCGGTGACCGCCGACGCCGTCGTCTATATCCGCGTTATGGACGCCAAAAAGGCGTTCCTCGAGGTCGACAACTACAAGACTGCCGTCTCGAACCTCGCCCAGACCACCCTGCGGGCCGTGCTGGGTGACATGGAACTCGACGAGACGCTGAACAAGCGCCAGGCGATCAACGCGCGCATCCGTACGGAACTCGACGAACCCACCGACGAGTGGGGGATCCGCGTCGAGTCCGTCGAGGTTCGCGAGGTCAACCCCTCGAAGGACGTCCAGCGCGCGATGGAGCAACAGACTTCCGCCGAGCGGAAACGCCGTGCCATGATCCTCGAGGCACAGGGTGAACGCCGCAGTGCCGTCGAGAAGGCCGAAGGTGACAAACAGAGCCAGATCATCCGCGCACAGGGTGAAAAGCAGAGTCAGATCCTCGAGGCCCAGGGTGACTCCATTTCGACCGTCCTCCGGGCCCGCTCGGCCGAGTCGATGGGCGAACGCGCCGTCATCGACAAGGGTCTGGAGACGCTCGCGGAGATCGGACAGAGCGACTCGACGACGTTCGTCCTGCCCCAGGAACTGTCCTCGATGGTCGGGCGCTACGGCAAGCACCTCACCGGCAGCGACGTGAAAGCCGACGGCGAGAGCCTCGATAGTCTCGCGTTCGACGAGGAGACGCGCGAACTCATCGGCCTCGACGACATCGCCGAGATCATCGGCGAGATCGACCAGGAAGCCGAGATGGACCTCGAAGCGATGGAACAGCAGGCCCAGGCGATCAAAGAAGGGAAGGACACCGGGACGGTCTCGGAGACCGAGACCGAGGAGAGCATCGGCGGAATCGACAAGGACTTCGACTCCTCGAGTGAGGAGCCGACCTCGCCGGAAAACGACTGA
- a CDS encoding NfeD family protein, with translation MVEFLVDNLPVVLLAAGLGLMVLEAISPGAHLIVIGVALAGAGLVGMLLPLTLSPFILVALTLVIGVIATYVYREFDFYGGKGTAQTRDSDSLSGSTGYVTKTVTNRSGEVKLDDGGFAPYYSARSHDGTIEEGEEIIVLDPGGGNVLTVASLEALETDSIDRELAREARQADAENSSSRDTVSETEGSG, from the coding sequence ATGGTCGAATTCCTCGTCGACAATCTCCCCGTGGTGCTCCTGGCGGCCGGACTCGGATTAATGGTGCTCGAGGCGATTTCCCCGGGCGCGCACCTCATCGTCATCGGGGTCGCCCTCGCCGGCGCGGGGCTCGTCGGGATGCTTCTCCCCCTGACGCTCAGCCCATTCATCCTCGTCGCGTTGACGCTGGTCATCGGCGTGATCGCCACCTACGTCTACCGCGAGTTCGACTTCTACGGTGGGAAGGGAACGGCCCAGACTCGCGACTCGGATTCGCTGTCGGGATCGACCGGCTACGTCACCAAGACGGTTACAAACCGAAGCGGCGAGGTCAAACTCGACGACGGCGGGTTCGCCCCGTACTACTCCGCGCGATCACACGACGGGACGATCGAGGAGGGCGAGGAGATCATCGTCCTAGACCCTGGCGGCGGGAACGTCCTGACCGTGGCGTCGCTCGAGGCGCTCGAGACCGACAGCATCGACCGGGAACTGGCCCGAGAAGCCAGGCAGGCGGACGCCGAAAACTCCTCGTCCCGAGATACCGTCTCCGAGACGGAAGGATCAGGCTGA
- a CDS encoding DUF7312 domain-containing protein encodes MDDRKSDRVSDRASDRTERAQAQSDGLERRADADDEYNEDEDEGAWGRIPISDPASRRQHTEDDDTVAPGDPSASEPEPNDQPVRSGDPSLESAVFVLLGAIAMVLVMVRLGSIFAI; translated from the coding sequence ATGGACGACAGGAAATCGGATCGTGTCTCGGACCGAGCGAGCGACCGGACCGAGCGCGCGCAGGCCCAGTCCGATGGACTCGAGCGACGTGCTGACGCGGACGACGAATACAACGAGGACGAAGACGAGGGCGCGTGGGGCCGCATTCCCATCTCGGATCCGGCCTCGCGACGCCAGCATACCGAGGACGACGATACCGTCGCCCCCGGCGACCCGTCCGCGTCCGAACCAGAGCCGAACGACCAACCGGTCCGATCGGGCGACCCGTCCCTGGAGAGCGCCGTCTTCGTCTTGCTCGGGGCAATCGCCATGGTGCTCGTGATGGTGAGACTCGGGTCGATCTTCGCCATCTGA
- the pyk gene encoding pyruvate kinase, with protein sequence MRNAKIVCTLGPATNSRSAIRDLSEAGMAVARLNASHGSLEDRAELIDRVRRVDEATPNPVAVMLDTKGPEIRTAPLPGGETVTLETGSEIRFVEGTNASAEEVGLSVPLTSVEPGDHILLDDGLIETTVTGVDGEAVLARVETGGELGGRKGVNLPGVALDLDVVTEKDRRDLELAAEKDVDFVAASFVRNADDVYEVSEALESFGAEIPIISKIERAGAVDNLDEIIEASYGIMVARGDLGVECPMEDVPMIQKRIIRKAREAGRPVITATEMLDSMVHSRRPTRAEASDVANAVLDGTDAVMLSAETAVGDHPTAVVEAMDSIIRQVERSGEYAELLEQRVPTAGEARTDALARSARYLARDIGADAVVAATESGYTALKTAKYRPGVPVVASTPSHRVRRQLALTWGVTPLYASVSDQGADAVVSRAVQSALDAGVAESGDTVVVLCGMMTELEGANTTNMMKVHVAADALETGRVVVDGRATGPIARVTDGDLAAIPDGAIIALSADFDAEFTGDVGKIGGIVDARPGMTGYPALIARETGVPMVSDADVTHLQDGRTVTIDGERGVVYDGDVRGRSTRN encoded by the coding sequence ATGCGAAACGCGAAGATCGTCTGTACCCTGGGGCCGGCGACGAACAGTCGCTCGGCTATCCGGGATCTCTCAGAGGCGGGAATGGCCGTCGCCCGGTTGAACGCCAGTCACGGGTCACTCGAGGATCGCGCAGAGTTGATCGACCGGGTTCGACGCGTCGACGAGGCGACGCCAAATCCCGTCGCCGTGATGCTCGATACGAAGGGACCGGAGATTCGAACGGCGCCGCTTCCCGGCGGGGAGACGGTGACCCTCGAGACCGGGAGCGAGATTCGGTTCGTCGAAGGGACGAACGCCTCCGCCGAGGAAGTCGGCCTGTCCGTCCCGCTCACCAGCGTCGAACCCGGCGACCACATCCTGCTGGACGACGGGTTGATCGAGACGACCGTCACCGGAGTCGACGGGGAGGCGGTCCTCGCCCGCGTCGAGACCGGTGGCGAACTCGGCGGGCGAAAGGGGGTCAACCTGCCGGGCGTCGCCCTCGACCTCGACGTCGTCACCGAGAAGGACCGTCGTGACCTCGAGTTGGCCGCGGAGAAGGACGTCGACTTCGTCGCGGCGAGTTTCGTCCGGAACGCCGACGACGTCTACGAGGTCAGCGAGGCTCTCGAGTCATTCGGGGCGGAGATTCCGATCATCTCGAAGATCGAACGCGCAGGCGCAGTCGACAATCTCGACGAGATCATCGAGGCCTCCTACGGGATCATGGTCGCTCGTGGAGACCTGGGCGTCGAGTGTCCGATGGAGGACGTTCCGATGATCCAGAAGCGTATCATCCGGAAGGCCAGGGAGGCGGGACGCCCGGTCATCACGGCGACGGAGATGCTCGATTCGATGGTTCACTCCCGCCGACCGACGCGGGCGGAGGCCTCAGACGTGGCGAACGCCGTCCTGGACGGGACCGACGCGGTCATGCTCTCGGCCGAAACCGCCGTCGGCGACCACCCGACGGCCGTCGTCGAGGCCATGGACAGCATCATCCGCCAGGTCGAACGCTCGGGAGAGTACGCCGAACTGCTCGAACAGCGCGTGCCGACCGCTGGCGAGGCCCGGACGGACGCACTGGCCCGCTCGGCGCGATATCTGGCGCGTGACATCGGCGCCGACGCCGTCGTCGCGGCGACCGAATCCGGCTACACGGCACTGAAGACGGCGAAGTACCGCCCCGGCGTGCCCGTGGTCGCCTCGACGCCGAGCCACCGCGTCCGGCGCCAACTCGCGCTCACCTGGGGCGTGACGCCGCTCTACGCCAGCGTCTCGGATCAGGGGGCCGACGCCGTCGTCTCGCGGGCGGTTCAGTCGGCGCTCGACGCCGGAGTGGCCGAGAGCGGCGACACCGTCGTCGTGCTCTGTGGCATGATGACCGAACTCGAGGGTGCGAACACGACGAACATGATGAAGGTCCACGTCGCGGCGGACGCCCTCGAGACGGGGCGCGTGGTCGTCGACGGTCGCGCGACGGGACCGATCGCCCGCGTCACGGACGGCGACCTCGCGGCGATTCCCGACGGCGCGATCATCGCCCTCTCTGCGGACTTCGACGCCGAGTTCACCGGCGACGTCGGGAAGATCGGCGGCATCGTCGACGCCAGGCCCGGTATGACGGGGTATCCGGCGCTCATCGCACGCGAGACGGGCGTCCCGATGGTGAGCGACGCCGACGTCACCCACCTCCAGGACGGGCGGACGGTGACGATCGACGGCGAGCGCGGTGTCGTCTACGATGGGGACGTTCGCGGTCGATCGACGCGAAACTAG
- a CDS encoding GYD domain-containing protein produces the protein MPLYASFVDVGDRDVQNAQELASIWGEVQSEFEEHNAELRDSYAVLGSHDFLIIFDAPDHEKAFTSALTLHRHGLDCETMEILDTDDFASIVDEI, from the coding sequence ATGCCGCTCTACGCATCGTTCGTCGACGTTGGCGACCGAGACGTCCAGAACGCACAGGAACTCGCATCGATCTGGGGGGAGGTGCAGTCGGAGTTCGAGGAACACAACGCCGAACTCAGGGATTCTTACGCCGTCCTCGGGAGTCACGACTTTCTGATTATCTTCGACGCACCGGACCACGAGAAGGCGTTTACGTCGGCACTGACCCTCCATCGCCACGGACTGGACTGCGAGACGATGGAAATTCTCGATACCGACGACTTCGCGTCGATCGTCGACGAGATTTGA
- a CDS encoding DUF7321 family protein: MVSELATATVALVMVTASFPFYLYGAWIMIDTAVVTWDVLVYHLKVIAVGLTLNTIPVVFWMAPRVLEQISGLAAVHAFFGLQAYAMLLVALTGIVRILQVKLTHDLYGDPDQDVDLDDLHEHMGAWRRRLRVGVFGYVFFWLLAYLLGLIRYLLRYDVFR; this comes from the coding sequence ATGGTCTCTGAGCTGGCGACAGCCACCGTTGCGCTCGTGATGGTCACCGCCAGTTTTCCCTTCTATCTCTACGGCGCCTGGATCATGATCGACACGGCGGTCGTCACCTGGGACGTCCTGGTCTACCACCTGAAGGTCATCGCCGTAGGCCTGACCTTGAACACGATTCCCGTCGTCTTCTGGATGGCACCGCGGGTGCTCGAGCAGATAAGCGGTCTGGCGGCCGTCCACGCGTTCTTCGGGCTCCAGGCGTACGCGATGTTACTCGTCGCGCTGACCGGGATCGTTCGCATACTTCAGGTCAAACTCACCCACGACCTCTACGGCGACCCCGACCAGGACGTCGACCTCGATGACCTCCACGAGCACATGGGCGCCTGGCGGCGACGACTCCGCGTGGGCGTCTTCGGCTACGTGTTCTTCTGGCTGCTGGCGTACCTGCTCGGTCTGATTCGTTATCTCCTCCGGTACGATGTGTTCCGATGA
- a CDS encoding DUF7344 domain-containing protein, producing MSRPTLEDEFEPETIDDLQSILSNGYTRGVVDYFHRCTDDVASLDELADYIVDGQFDCAAESSRDVTIYLHHAGLPRLANVGLLEYDERSKHVRRRDHPVLEASRAFHESTECDENAGVA from the coding sequence ATGTCGAGACCAACCCTCGAGGACGAGTTCGAGCCCGAGACGATCGACGATCTGCAATCGATACTCTCGAACGGGTACACCCGTGGTGTCGTAGACTACTTCCACCGCTGCACCGACGATGTCGCCTCGCTCGACGAACTCGCCGACTACATCGTCGACGGCCAGTTCGACTGTGCGGCGGAATCGTCGCGAGACGTTACGATCTACCTGCATCACGCCGGACTCCCGAGATTAGCCAACGTCGGTCTCCTCGAGTACGACGAGCGGAGCAAGCACGTCCGACGGCGGGACCATCCCGTACTCGAGGCTTCCAGGGCATTCCACGAGTCCACCGAGTGCGACGAGAACGCCGGTGTGGCGTGA
- a CDS encoding helix-turn-helix domain-containing protein, with product MSVTLEFTVENDQFTLGQVLSGPPSMRIELERIVPTGTSAMPFLWVAGDDYASFEEKVVSHRFVDDIIAIDRVENAVLYRVTWHEDHTDLIRGITDAQGTVLQAFSNGSWEFHVRFPDHDKLSQFHNYTTDSGISIHINRTYTVTERTESVHQFGLSDEQREALVLGLRRGYFDTPSEASLDELADELGISQQAVSNRVRRGTKQVLSEMLLSTAADFD from the coding sequence ATGAGTGTCACGCTGGAGTTTACCGTCGAGAACGACCAGTTCACCCTCGGACAGGTGCTGTCCGGGCCGCCGTCGATGCGCATTGAACTCGAGCGGATCGTACCCACGGGAACCTCCGCGATGCCGTTTCTGTGGGTGGCCGGCGACGACTACGCCTCGTTCGAGGAGAAGGTCGTCTCGCACCGCTTCGTCGACGACATCATCGCCATCGACCGCGTCGAGAACGCGGTTCTGTACCGCGTCACGTGGCACGAGGATCACACCGACCTGATTCGAGGGATCACGGACGCGCAGGGGACGGTGTTACAGGCTTTCAGCAACGGCAGCTGGGAGTTCCACGTTCGATTTCCAGACCACGACAAACTCTCACAGTTTCACAACTACACCACCGACAGCGGCATTTCTATCCACATCAACCGAACCTATACGGTCACCGAACGAACCGAAAGCGTCCACCAGTTCGGCCTCTCGGACGAGCAACGCGAAGCCCTCGTCCTCGGACTCCGTCGCGGGTACTTCGACACGCCGAGCGAGGCGAGCCTGGACGAGCTCGCCGACGAACTCGGCATCTCCCAGCAGGCCGTCTCCAATCGCGTTCGTCGGGGCACGAAACAGGTGCTCAGTGAGATGTTACTCTCGACTGCGGCCGACTTCGACTGA
- a CDS encoding DUF7319 domain-containing protein, which produces MTDASDEPPAGRTTEPSADGSATGDDDQSVEDLRRQVESKYDFENFGEADMAEMTPEEWDVAFDPDTWITGDELLDRVERELKTRIAYREVFAMLEYAVVDGRRSLVAYSDTDYAIIFQDGTVEGRGTVVRDVKPTVALCSMESYEVEEPPADWHLPEPADLSGDHSELGNWMLQLLAAAQLVIGIVAIGIWFVQGLQSQLVLGVVGVVLVVISLVLFLMVANARLSDRFRTEAYESRLRTIGSGDRPSFLPIDDEAFERDSPPRNRSPLEE; this is translated from the coding sequence ATGACCGACGCTTCGGACGAACCGCCCGCCGGCCGAACGACCGAGCCGTCGGCCGACGGTTCAGCGACTGGAGACGACGACCAGTCCGTCGAGGACCTCCGCCGGCAGGTCGAGTCGAAGTACGACTTCGAGAACTTCGGCGAGGCCGACATGGCCGAGATGACCCCGGAGGAGTGGGATGTCGCCTTCGACCCGGACACCTGGATCACCGGCGACGAACTCCTCGATCGCGTCGAGCGGGAACTCAAAACCCGAATCGCCTACCGGGAGGTGTTCGCGATGCTCGAGTACGCCGTCGTCGACGGCCGACGAAGCCTCGTCGCGTACTCCGACACCGACTACGCGATCATCTTCCAGGACGGGACCGTCGAAGGTCGCGGAACGGTTGTTCGCGACGTCAAGCCCACGGTTGCCCTGTGTTCGATGGAGAGCTACGAGGTCGAGGAACCGCCCGCCGACTGGCACCTCCCCGAGCCCGCCGACCTCTCGGGCGACCACAGCGAACTCGGCAACTGGATGCTCCAGTTGCTGGCGGCTGCACAGCTCGTCATCGGGATCGTCGCGATTGGGATCTGGTTCGTGCAGGGACTCCAGTCCCAGCTCGTCCTCGGCGTCGTGGGCGTCGTGCTCGTCGTCATCTCGCTCGTGCTGTTCTTGATGGTGGCGAACGCTCGACTCTCAGATCGATTCCGGACCGAAGCATACGAGTCGCGCCTGCGGACGATCGGTTCCGGGGACCGGCCCTCGTTTCTCCCCATCGACGACGAGGCCTTCGAGCGCGACTCACCTCCCCGAAATCGGTCGCCGCTCGAGGAGTAA
- a CDS encoding plastocyanin/azurin family copper-binding protein, protein MKRREFMVAASGVSGGAVAATAATPVVAQEDEDGNDTETGDGGDGNDTEAGEGGGDGEEGGNESADGGGGGGGGGGTETVEVDDNEYVPADLTIEPGTTVVWEWVGSGQHNINPGSQPEEAGWEGHTDLQSEGTYEHTFEVEGTYEYVCDPHVSVGMTGSVEVTQDAGGEGAAAADVDIHDLGVPIQKHFVGVASFFAIFIALVFTFYLLKYGESANTSSPGRK, encoded by the coding sequence ATGAAGAGGCGGGAGTTTATGGTAGCGGCCAGCGGCGTGTCCGGGGGTGCCGTAGCCGCCACTGCTGCGACACCCGTCGTAGCCCAGGAAGATGAGGACGGTAACGACACCGAAACAGGCGATGGTGGCGACGGAAACGACACCGAAGCCGGCGAAGGCGGCGGAGACGGCGAAGAAGGCGGCAACGAGTCGGCCGACGGTGGCGGCGGAGGCGGCGGAGGCGGTGGCACCGAAACCGTCGAAGTTGACGACAACGAGTACGTTCCCGCAGATCTGACCATCGAACCCGGCACCACGGTCGTCTGGGAGTGGGTCGGCTCCGGCCAACACAACATCAACCCCGGAAGCCAGCCAGAGGAGGCAGGCTGGGAAGGCCACACGGACCTCCAGTCTGAAGGAACCTACGAACACACGTTCGAGGTCGAGGGAACCTACGAGTACGTCTGTGATCCCCACGTGAGCGTTGGGATGACCGGCTCGGTCGAAGTGACCCAGGACGCAGGCGGTGAAGGAGCAGCGGCCGCCGACGTCGACATCCACGACCTCGGCGTCCCGATCCAGAAGCACTTCGTCGGGGTCGCGTCGTTCTTCGCGATCTTCATCGCCCTCGTCTTCACGTTCTACCTGTTGAAGTACGGTGAATCGGCCAATACCAGCAGCCCAGGGAGGAAATAA
- a CDS encoding DUF7318 family protein, whose translation MSSSGSTYGDIHRYEPARESTAAAIAIVLLTFVQIIFVSLFVYGLSANWAIAGLDAGVGNTFLGFLLSAIFLNLGFILLLYRKEFLPDVMIVKKRRRKWEDLYVRESDVEGQTLTDDTGAWDTIKRAIYPYYKR comes from the coding sequence ATGTCATCGTCTGGAAGTACCTACGGCGACATTCACCGCTACGAACCCGCGCGTGAGAGCACCGCAGCGGCGATCGCGATCGTCCTGTTGACGTTCGTCCAGATAATCTTCGTCTCGCTGTTCGTGTACGGTCTCTCGGCGAACTGGGCGATCGCTGGACTCGACGCCGGCGTCGGAAACACGTTCCTCGGCTTCTTGCTGTCGGCGATCTTCCTCAACCTCGGGTTCATCCTTCTGCTGTACCGCAAGGAGTTCCTGCCGGACGTGATGATCGTCAAGAAGCGCCGTCGCAAGTGGGAAGACCTCTACGTTCGGGAATCGGACGTCGAAGGGCAGACGCTGACCGACGATACCGGTGCATGGGACACGATCAAACGCGCAATCTACCCCTACTACAAACGATAA
- a CDS encoding cytochrome b encodes MSLERKDEHDHGAWLAEKDLSLIEKSYLMMLIWFDRRLRLVDYLELLEDMYYKINLQMPKSHTEQYNLDNKFWYWYPLYALGSFSLLAYIVAALSGALLGFYYSPSTAGETPVAYQTVEAIMADLNFGFMLRSIHRWAAQVMVAAVFLHMLRVYFTGAYKEPREVNWLLGVVLLALTVLFGYTGYLLPWNQLAFWAGQIGVEMAISVPIVGEWTANLLFGGLSLGQPTLQRMYILHVFVLPFVVTALIALHIGIVWMQGIAEPH; translated from the coding sequence ATGAGCTTAGAGCGCAAAGACGAACACGACCACGGCGCGTGGCTCGCGGAGAAGGACCTCTCGCTCATCGAGAAGTCCTACCTAATGATGCTAATCTGGTTCGACCGACGACTCCGGCTCGTCGACTACCTCGAGTTGCTGGAGGATATGTACTACAAGATCAACCTCCAGATGCCAAAGAGCCACACCGAACAGTACAACCTGGACAACAAATTCTGGTACTGGTATCCGCTCTATGCACTAGGTTCGTTCTCGCTGCTCGCGTACATCGTCGCCGCGTTGAGCGGCGCGTTGCTGGGATTTTACTACTCCCCGTCGACGGCCGGCGAGACGCCGGTTGCCTACCAGACCGTCGAGGCAATTATGGCCGATCTCAACTTCGGGTTCATGCTCCGGAGCATCCACCGCTGGGCAGCCCAGGTGATGGTCGCAGCGGTCTTCCTGCACATGCTTCGCGTCTACTTTACGGGCGCGTACAAAGAACCCCGAGAGGTCAACTGGCTGCTCGGCGTGGTACTCCTGGCACTGACCGTCCTCTTCGGGTACACCGGCTACCTCCTGCCCTGGAACCAGCTCGCGTTCTGGGCGGGACAGATTGGCGTCGAAATGGCGATTTCGGTCCCCATCGTCGGCGAGTGGACAGCGAACCTGCTGTTCGGCGGTCTCAGCCTCGGCCAACCGACGCTACAACGGATGTACATCCTGCACGTGTTCGTCCTGCCGTTCGTCGTCACGGCGCTAATCGCACTTCACATCGGCATCGTCTGGATGCAGGGCATCGCCGAACCACACTGA
- a CDS encoding DUF7315 family membrane protein, giving the protein MSGSESGSDPPTEEARTERFERGLRGEDENENESESKNKSGANAEEGPRVGASGQREVVVPMRLYKTITVFSTLLAVIGILGGFIVLDVATDRAQAAASDVSIGLALLGVALIASGAGAYAFSTRFRTAGMGNAKDDADEGPHNG; this is encoded by the coding sequence ATGAGCGGCTCAGAATCGGGATCGGACCCGCCGACGGAGGAGGCACGGACGGAGCGGTTCGAACGAGGCCTCCGGGGCGAGGACGAGAACGAAAACGAGAGCGAGAGCAAGAACAAGAGCGGTGCTAACGCCGAAGAGGGGCCTCGAGTCGGCGCCTCGGGCCAGCGCGAGGTCGTCGTTCCCATGCGGTTGTACAAGACGATCACCGTCTTTTCGACACTGCTCGCGGTGATCGGCATTCTCGGCGGGTTCATCGTGCTCGACGTCGCGACCGATCGAGCCCAGGCGGCAGCCTCGGACGTGAGCATCGGGCTGGCGTTGCTCGGCGTGGCGCTGATCGCAAGCGGGGCCGGGGCCTACGCGTTTTCGACGCGATTTCGGACGGCAGGAATGGGAAACGCTAAAGACGACGCCGACGAAGGACCACACAATGGCTGA
- a CDS encoding DUF7314 family protein encodes MADEFVKGFVILSLGLLVWMTFAGWYNTPSFYDTQLVGPNPEDPGTYTMLALVVKEAAFYFGILGAVTFWALIPAGRRVRTHYAENN; translated from the coding sequence ATGGCTGACGAATTCGTCAAGGGCTTCGTAATCCTGTCCCTCGGATTACTGGTGTGGATGACGTTCGCAGGCTGGTACAACACGCCATCGTTCTACGACACCCAGCTCGTCGGACCGAACCCCGAAGACCCCGGTACGTACACGATGCTAGCACTGGTCGTCAAGGAAGCGGCGTTCTACTTCGGTATCCTGGGCGCGGTCACGTTCTGGGCGCTCATCCCGGCTGGCCGTCGCGTACGAACCCACTACGCCGAGAACAACTGA
- a CDS encoding FxLYD domain-containing protein: protein MKRRALLASTAFASLSLSGCLDLLTDNGEDILQPTDLVVVWSDLLRENPWTDDERVSVWGLVRNEGEREPTYVEIRATFFDADGEELDTVIELIDDTTEGTDWPFEVEFPHFGEAAREVASYELEPATSV from the coding sequence ATGAAACGCCGCGCGCTCCTCGCGTCGACCGCCTTCGCCTCGCTGTCCCTCTCGGGGTGTCTCGACCTCCTGACGGACAACGGCGAGGACATCCTCCAGCCGACAGACCTGGTGGTCGTCTGGTCGGACCTCCTTCGGGAGAACCCCTGGACCGACGACGAGCGCGTTTCCGTCTGGGGACTCGTCCGCAACGAGGGGGAACGTGAACCGACTTACGTCGAGATTCGGGCAACGTTCTTCGACGCTGACGGCGAGGAACTCGACACCGTCATCGAACTCATCGACGACACGACGGAGGGAACCGACTGGCCGTTCGAAGTGGAGTTTCCCCACTTCGGCGAGGCGGCCAGAGAGGTCGCCAGCTACGAACTCGAACCAGCGACGAGCGTCTAA